A genomic stretch from Cyprinus carpio isolate SPL01 chromosome A12, ASM1834038v1, whole genome shotgun sequence includes:
- the LOC109048929 gene encoding PHD finger-like domain-containing protein 5A has translation MAKHHPDLIFCRKQAGVAIGRLCEKCDGKCVICDSYVRPCTLVRICDECNYGSYQGRCVICGGPGVSDAYYCKECTIQEKDRDGCPKIVNLGSSKTDLFYERKKYGFKKR, from the exons ATGGCAAAACATCATCCTGATTTGATTTTTTGCAGGAAACAGGCTGGAGTTG CCATTGGAAGACTATgtgaaaaat gtGATGGCAAATGCGTTATCTGTGACTCTTATGTCAGGCCCTGTACACTAGTTCGTATTTGTGATGAATGCAACTATGGGTCTTATCAAGGGCGCTGTGTCATTTGTGGAGGTCCTGGAGTATCTGATGCCTACTACTGCAAAGAGTGCACCATCCAGGAGAAAGAT AGGGATGGCTGCCCCAAGATCGTGAACCTCGGCAGCTCGAAGACTGACCTtttctatgagagaaaaaaatacggCTTCAAGAAGAGGTGA